The Armatimonadota bacterium genome includes a window with the following:
- a CDS encoding reactive intermediate/imine deaminase — MEKRVISTERAPAAIGLYSQAVAAGGFLFVSGQIPLDPASGEVVEGGFPSQAQRVLDNFLAVIEAAGLKPEHVVRTTVYLTDLSRFQEFNALYAERFGSSLPARAVVQVSALPRGVEIEMDGMAVFPAES, encoded by the coding sequence ATGGAGAAACGCGTAATAAGCACAGAGCGGGCGCCGGCGGCCATTGGTCTGTATTCGCAGGCGGTGGCAGCGGGGGGCTTCCTGTTCGTCTCAGGTCAGATTCCACTCGATCCTGCCTCGGGCGAGGTGGTGGAGGGAGGCTTCCCCTCTCAGGCTCAGCGCGTGCTGGACAACTTCCTGGCGGTGATCGAGGCCGCGGGACTGAAACCTGAGCACGTGGTGCGCACCACGGTTTATCTCACGGATCTTTCACGCTTCCAGGAGTTCAACGCCCTCTACGCGGAGCGTTTCGGCTCATCGCTGCCCGCGAGGGCGGTGGTGCAGGTGAGCGCATTGCCGCGCGGCGTGGAGATCGAGATGGACGGAATGGCCGTCTTTCCTGCAGAGTCCTGA
- a CDS encoding MFS transporter — protein sequence MLSALRHRDYRIYWTGSAVSFLGTWLQNTAQSWLVRSLSPSPLALGMVGFCSSLPMFVLSLFGGVMADRMDKKRALMATQAALGVFAALLAWLTLSRIVRLPHIFAIALASGTAAALDAPLRHSFVYHLVQKDDLPAAIALNSAAFNSARIVGPALAGLVVAQWGEGVCFVLNSVSFCAVLVALAFVSADSRPGTAPSSSVWSDLLGGLDYIRSHRTISGLIAVIAVPSVLVFPYGALMPILAKDILGTGVKGFGGLLSAAGVGALAGAALLTMLARRFGRGRVMIAALALQGAALVFLAWCRVYPLSLAALVAVGFGMVSFVSSVNALLQTLASERMRGRVMGAYVFTFLGLGPLGSLAVGALAEVWGVPVMITLSGVVALGVSAGVAFGRPDIRLL from the coding sequence TTGCTGAGCGCCCTTCGCCATCGCGACTACCGCATCTACTGGACTGGCTCCGCCGTGTCGTTTCTGGGCACATGGTTGCAAAACACGGCGCAATCGTGGCTGGTGCGGTCCCTTTCTCCTTCTCCCCTTGCGCTCGGAATGGTGGGCTTTTGCAGCTCGCTGCCGATGTTTGTTCTGTCCCTCTTTGGAGGGGTTATGGCGGACCGGATGGACAAAAAACGGGCGCTGATGGCCACTCAGGCGGCTCTGGGCGTGTTCGCGGCGCTGCTTGCCTGGCTGACGCTCAGCCGTATTGTTCGGCTGCCGCACATCTTCGCCATTGCTCTTGCCTCCGGCACGGCCGCAGCGCTGGATGCGCCCCTGAGGCACAGTTTTGTGTATCACCTGGTGCAGAAGGATGATCTTCCTGCCGCCATTGCCCTGAACTCCGCCGCATTCAACAGCGCCCGCATAGTGGGGCCGGCGCTTGCGGGGTTGGTGGTGGCCCAGTGGGGGGAAGGAGTGTGCTTCGTTCTGAACTCGGTCAGCTTCTGCGCCGTGCTGGTGGCACTGGCGTTCGTCTCGGCCGATTCCCGTCCCGGCACCGCGCCGTCCTCCTCCGTGTGGTCCGATCTACTGGGCGGTCTGGACTACATCCGCAGCCATCGCACCATCAGCGGTCTCATCGCCGTCATCGCCGTTCCCAGTGTGCTGGTATTCCCTTACGGCGCGCTGATGCCCATACTGGCGAAGGACATCCTGGGGACGGGTGTCAAAGGGTTCGGTGGCTTGCTGAGCGCCGCGGGAGTGGGGGCGCTTGCGGGCGCGGCCCTTCTGACAATGCTGGCCCGGCGTTTCGGGCGGGGAAGGGTGATGATCGCTGCTCTGGCGCTGCAGGGGGCAGCGCTGGTATTTCTGGCGTGGTGCCGCGTGTATCCGTTGTCGCTAGCCGCGCTGGTCGCGGTCGGGTTCGGAATGGTCTCGTTCGTTTCCTCCGTCAACGCTTTGCTGCAGACGTTGGCCTCGGAGAGGATGCGAGGCCGCGTTATGGGAGCCTACGTGTTCACGTTTCTGGGGCTGGGGCCGCTCGGGAGCCTGGCGGTCGGAGCGCTGGCGGAGGTATGGGGCGTGCCCGTTATGATCACGCTTTCCGGTGTGGTTGCCCTTGGAGTCAGCGCGGGAGTAGCCTTCGGCAGGCCGGATATCCGGCTGCTGTAA